In Pelmatolapia mariae isolate MD_Pm_ZW linkage group LG8, Pm_UMD_F_2, whole genome shotgun sequence, one genomic interval encodes:
- the zdhhc4 gene encoding palmitoyltransferase ZDHHC4, giving the protein MDFLTLFGIYVVVVLTCIALVCRYSGQQHSPLNSLYSFALKRLASITPKWLQKFSQWTLHRLFHQRSNAFIYLHILLEGAVYAEFTYEVFGFCREMDTTLISLSVPYILLAIKTFFFYLCIKTDPGTVTKKKVASQLHIYSYDRRLFHPGISCSTCQLVKPARSKHCRVCNRCVQRFDHHCVWVNNCIGAQNTRYFLLYLFSVCAMACDIALLTVDMLLHVVLRTGLLGASYLDENGQRQPAGFLFVVQHLFLTFPRIVFMLGFLLFVFFLLAGYTMFHSFLAVVNQTSNEWYKSRGYVCQHCHPSTAADILCSPVPDHSKRYYYSRGVLRNLGEIFFPPQPVQKKDN; this is encoded by the exons ATGGATTTCCTGACGCTGTTTGGTATTTACGTCGTGGTGGTGCTCACATGCATAGCTCTAGTGTGCAGATACTCCGGCCAGCAACACAGCCCCCTTAATTCACTCTACAGCTTTGCATTAAAG AGACTTGCATCGATTACTCCAAAATGGCTGCAGAAGTTTTCACAGTGGACCTTGCACAGACTGTTCCATCAGAG GAGCAACGCGTTCATATACCTGCACATCCTGCTGGAGGGCGCCGTGTATGCAGAGTTCACCTACGAGGTGTTTGGCTTCTGTAGGGAGATGGACACCACTCTGATCAGCCTATCTGTGCCTTATATCCTGTTGGCCATCAAGACCTTCTTCTTCTacctctgcatcaagacagacCCAG gcACAGTGACAAAGAAGAAAGTTGCCAGTCAGCTGCACATCTATTCGTACGACAGGAGATTGTTTCACCCGGGAATCTCATGTTCGACTTGCCAGCTTGTCAAACCAGCCCGCTCGAAACACTGTA GGGTCTGCAACAGGTGTGTGCAGCGTTTCGACCACCACTGCGTCTGGGTGAACAACTGCATCGGTGCTCAGAACACACGTTACTTCCTGCTTTACCTCTTCAGCGTCTGTGCCATGGCGTGCGACATCGCCCTGTTAACGGTGGACATGCTGCTTCATGTCGTGCTGCGCACAGGGCTCCTGGGGGCCAGTTACTTAGATGAGAACGGCCAACGGCAGCCAGCGGGATTTCTGTTTGTCGTGCAG CATCTCTTCCTTACTTTTCCCCGAATTGTCTTCATGCTGGGCTTCTTACTCTTCGTATTCTTCCTCCTGGCGGGTTACACCATGTTCCATTCCTTTCTTGCTGTTGTGAACCAGACCTCCAATGAGTGGTACAAAAGTCGAGGCTACGTTTGCCAGCACTGCCACCCATCTACAGCGGCCGATATTCTCTGTAGCCCCGTCCCAGATCACTCTAAAAGATACTACTACAGCAGGGGGGTCCTCCGAAATCTGGGGGAGATTTTCTTCCCTCCACAGCCTGTTCAGAAAAAAGACAATTGA